The genomic interval CCTGTGTGTACTTTCTATGATCATGGAAACCAATCTCATTATCTTGCTCATTAGCCAAGTTCCCTGTGTTATTTTGTAAATCCTGCCCATTCCTGAGATTCTCTTCCTTAAATTTAGTGCCTGCATCCTCAGCCAGTGGTGAGCTATTGAACTGACTGGTAGTAGATGCCAAAGATGACCCAGTACCAGAGGAAGAACTCCTGATTTTATTATCTCTATTAGATATATCAAAATCACCAGGTGAATTAAAACCATGAGGATAGACCTTTTCAGGTTTGGTAGAGCTGGTGGAAGCTGATGATGACTGATTAAAATCATTAGGTTCACGATTGATTTTTGGAAAGAGGCCCTCCATATAATTGTAGTCCTTTTTCTGAGGAACCTCATTATAAGCAGGTCGATTCTTCCACATCAATGGTACTGGTGGTCGCCCCACAACAACATTATTTCTCTGTCTCTGAAACTCATCAGCTTTGGTCTCTGTAGGTTTGTTTTGCAGGGAACTTTTGCCTGTTCCTTTTATCTGGAATGGGTTAAGATCtgcaaaaagattttttgggtCCTCTTGACTACTCTGACCATACGGTACTACATTGACATTCTTCCTCATGCCATCACCAACAACATTGGTCCCACGACTCCCTTTATAGACTGAAGTTCCAATGGCAGTTGAAGGAAGATGGTCCAACTGGTTAGGGGTCACTCTGTTAGATAATCCAGAAGAACCAACACCAGAATCACCACTTGCACCTGATAATGAAGGCAAGGATTCTGCATTTCCAGAAGTTGACCCCCAATCCAAGGGCAGACTATTATTGATTGCAGGATTTTGACTACTACCTTCACCGTTAAGTGGCTTTGCTCTTGAGTAAACACCATCATCAGATGACTGAAGAGTTGATATGTTGCTAATTATTGGATTGTATGGCTTAAAAGTAGtatcttttacacttaaaaTGTCAGCAGGTATCAGTGTACCAGGAGCTGCCATTAGATCAACCAAAAACTCCCTGGAGGTAAAAAAACACAAGATTAGACCTAAATAGAAGTAATATCAAGTTAAGAAATGAGCACAAACTATAACCTTTCATCCTCcagctttattatatttaCAGCATCATCCTCAACACCAGTGTAATGACTGCCTTTTACCAGTCTACAAGGTAACCTTATGCTATCTGCCAACACCTACATAAAAGGGCACAGagaatataataattataagtacTTGGAAGGATCACTAAAAGAACCAAGTTAAATCATCCAGTTGGATAATAATTACCTCCGAGCTGAGAGACAGGCAATTTCTGTTTCTATATCTTAACACTTAAATATTAGAACCTGAGGCATAGCCCCATTGTTCTGCCCACCCCCTTTAAAGGGTGGCAGTCCTGCAGGGCAGGGTTCGTAATCCCAGCCCCtacaaaaattcaagggattATCCCTTAAAAAATTGCTCAGAGAAACAGACATGCTGGCAGAATAGCATATGACTGTTCTGAACCCAATTTTGAAAACTGGGTATAGCTAGAATAACCATATTGATATAGAGAGCTGAAGTCACTGATTAAAGTTCAAAAACTAACCTTGAAGAGTAACGCACGATGCCGAGACAAGCCTATATTTATGGATCCAATAGGCAACACACTTGTATGGCGAGATGTTCTGAGCTCTGTGCTTCTTTCCGTCCATCTGGCCAATATTACATTAGCATCTTTAACAGGTCCACCCATATGTCCTGTAACAAGTTCGGCAAGCCTTTGTACTAGAATACCAACATTGGTTGCAGGGCAATCTAATGCAATACAGTGCACAATTTGCAACAACTCTTCTAGGGCTGGGTCCACTGTTCGATTGACAATTACAACTTCAAAGCCAGAATTCCCCAGATTTGTTTCAAGATCAGCAAGAGATGGCATTTTTCCTTGGATACCTGAATCTGTGGAGAGCCCATATACATCATAAAAACCATCCACCACTCTTTCCTCATAATCAAGGACATTGTATTCCTGGTGAATCAAACAACCCAACCAGTCAATCTACATAAAATAACTCAAGAAATAGCCAGAATGGAAGGCTTGATCAGCCCAAATGATCATAATCAAGTTCCAAACAGTAAATAGTTATATTCCCTAGGCTAGAATGAATCAAAAACTAGTTATAGAAGCAGTCAGAATTTTTATggattaaaagaattttgtaGATCCAAAGAGTGGAAGAGATAGCAAGACAACACATGACAGAGTCTAGGAAAGATTGAAGGCCAAAACACCAAACATCAACTAAAG from Theobroma cacao cultivar B97-61/B2 chromosome 5, Criollo_cocoa_genome_V2, whole genome shotgun sequence carries:
- the LOC18600256 gene encoding serine/threonine-protein kinase EDR1, translated to MKKREKMKHIFKKLHIGSSHEPNRTAINDTSPSPSASCATDHQQTMSGNSPGSPSTTSMSSSPVTTTTVPVSTSMGLSTQTPTLAANNRASDYMLTEEEFQVQLALAISASNSEDPEKDQIRAATLLSLGSHHRMDLGLGRDKDDVAAEVLARQYWEYNVLDYEERVVDGFYDVYGLSTDSGIQGKMPSLADLETNLGNSGFEVVIVNRTVDPALEELLQIVHCIALDCPATNVGILVQRLAELVTGHMGGPVKDANVILARWTERSTELRTSRHTSVLPIGSINIGLSRHRALLFKVLADSIRLPCRLVKGSHYTGVEDDAVNIIKLEDEREFLVDLMAAPGTLIPADILSVKDTTFKPYNPIISNISTLQSSDDGVYSRAKPLNGEGSSQNPAINNSLPLDWGSTSGNAESLPSLSGASGDSGVGSSGLSNRVTPNQLDHLPSTAIGTSVYKGSRGTNVVGDGMRKNVNVVPYGQSSQEDPKNLFADLNPFQIKGTGKSSLQNKPTETKADEFQRQRNNVVVGRPPVPLMWKNRPAYNEVPQKKDYNYMEGLFPKINREPNDFNQSSSASTSSTKPEKVYPHGFNSPGDFDISNRDNKIRSSSSGTGSSLASTTSQFNSSPLAEDAGTKFKEENLRNGQDLQNNTGNLANEQDNEIGFHDHRKYTQERYMGNNLKLKDRENLSSSVDSSIGRVDQLFDDADVGECEIPWEDLDIGERIGLGSYGEVYHADWNGTEVAVKKFLDQDFSGAALAEFKREVRIMRRLRHPNVVLFMGAVTRPPSLSIITEFLPRGSLYKILNRPQCQIDEKRRIKMALDVARGMNCLHTSIPTIVHRDLKSPNLLVDKNWTVKVCDFGLSRLKHNTFLSSKSTAGTPEWMAPEVLRNEPSNEKCDVYSFGVILWELATLRLPWSGMNPMQVVGAVGFQNRRLDIPKEVDPLVARIIWECWQTDPNLRPSFAQLAVALKPLQRLVIPSHQDQSSSPLPQEISVNSTP